The Actinomycetota bacterium genome contains a region encoding:
- the tpiA gene encoding triose-phosphate isomerase — MTAKTRHPLIAGNWKMNLNHFEALALVQKLAFALNDEDLSAAEVVVLPPFTDLRSVQTLIEGDKYDIGYGAQDVSQHASGAFTGEISASMLAKLGCGFVAVGHSERRQYHAESDAIVYAKARAAVGAGITPIVCVGEGLDIRQAGNHVPHVLAQLDGSLGEFTAEEVAELVIAYEPVWAIGTGEVATPDDAQEVCRAIRIRVGEQWGLAAAEAVRILYGGSVKSSNIAGIMARIDVDGVLVGGASLDPDDFVGIVRYRLHPAELAD; from the coding sequence ATGACAGCCAAGACTCGTCACCCGCTCATCGCAGGCAACTGGAAGATGAACCTCAATCACTTTGAGGCTCTTGCACTTGTGCAGAAATTGGCATTTGCGTTGAACGATGAGGATCTCTCGGCAGCTGAAGTCGTCGTATTGCCACCTTTCACTGATCTTCGTTCAGTGCAAACCTTGATCGAGGGAGACAAGTACGACATCGGCTACGGCGCCCAGGATGTCTCGCAGCATGCGTCAGGGGCATTCACCGGTGAGATCTCTGCGAGCATGCTCGCCAAGCTTGGCTGCGGTTTTGTCGCGGTGGGGCATAGCGAGCGGCGGCAATACCACGCCGAAAGCGACGCGATCGTCTATGCCAAGGCCCGCGCCGCTGTTGGGGCCGGCATCACGCCGATCGTGTGCGTTGGAGAAGGACTGGACATTCGCCAGGCCGGCAACCACGTGCCGCACGTGCTTGCGCAATTGGATGGATCGCTGGGCGAGTTCACTGCCGAGGAAGTGGCGGAGCTTGTAATTGCCTATGAGCCAGTCTGGGCGATCGGCACTGGTGAGGTCGCCACGCCCGATGATGCCCAAGAGGTCTGCCGGGCAATCCGGATCCGGGTGGGCGAGCAATGGGGCCTGGCGGCTGCAGAGGCAGTCCGGATCCTCTACGGCGGCTCGGTGAAGAGCAGCAATATTGCCGGCATCATGGCTCGCATCGATGTGGATGGCGTGCTGGTCGGCGGAGCCAGTCTGGACCCTGATGATTTCGTGGGAATCGTTCGCTATCGCCTGCACCCAGCCGAACTCGCTGACTGA
- the uvrC gene encoding excinuclease ABC subunit UvrC, giving the protein MAEPSALRPPTGTIPTDPGVYRFRDGHGRVIYVGKASNLRSRLSSYFQDQSALHPRTQSMMAAAHDVDWVVVGTEVEALTLEYSWIKEYDPRFNVKYRDDKSYPYLSFSLADEYPRVAVVREAKKVGTRYFGPYAHAWAVRATVDELLRVFPMRSCREGVFRRARQVGRPCLLGYLDKCSAPCVGRVSAEEHRDIVMDFCTFFAGNGEGFIRQLEDQMREAATEERYEDAGRLRDRVEALRRATEQNAVAFNEATDADVIAVKEDPLEAGVQVFHVRGGRIRGERGFVIEKAEELSPGEVVQRAIQRVYSDPGVSDIPRDLLVSTDLGDAHALQTWLTGMRQGAINILVPARGDKRALMDTALKNAENTLQSHRLRRSSDLTTRSVALEELREALGLAEAPLRIECIDISTLLGQNTVASLVVFEDGLPRKSDYRSFIIRTPNADDTVSVAEVVSRRFAHVESAESEGTEAKRRFAYPPGLLVIDGGQPQVRAAQDALMLAGITDVPVVGLAKRLEEVWLPDDSDPVILPRSSEALYLLQRVRDEAHRSAITLHRKRRGKSMSSSVLDSINGLGEVRARALMKHFGSMKALKAATIVDLEAVSGVGPALAERIHSGLHKGEAAP; this is encoded by the coding sequence ATGGCTGAACCTTCGGCGCTGCGTCCGCCAACAGGCACTATCCCGACAGATCCCGGCGTTTATCGCTTTCGCGATGGACACGGGCGCGTCATCTATGTAGGCAAGGCCAGCAATCTACGTTCTCGATTGTCCAGCTACTTCCAAGATCAATCGGCCTTGCATCCGCGTACCCAGTCGATGATGGCTGCTGCCCATGACGTCGACTGGGTTGTGGTCGGTACCGAGGTTGAAGCGCTGACTCTGGAGTATTCCTGGATCAAGGAGTATGACCCCCGTTTCAATGTGAAATATCGCGATGACAAGTCCTACCCCTACCTGTCATTCAGCTTGGCCGATGAGTACCCGCGTGTCGCGGTCGTGCGAGAAGCCAAGAAGGTCGGTACCCGCTATTTCGGTCCCTATGCCCATGCCTGGGCCGTGCGCGCAACAGTCGATGAGCTGCTGCGGGTGTTCCCGATGCGATCGTGTCGCGAAGGAGTCTTTCGACGAGCCAGGCAAGTGGGCCGGCCATGTCTGCTGGGCTATCTCGACAAATGCAGCGCCCCGTGCGTAGGTCGCGTCTCAGCCGAGGAGCACCGCGACATTGTCATGGACTTCTGCACGTTCTTCGCTGGCAACGGCGAGGGCTTCATCAGGCAACTGGAAGATCAGATGCGTGAGGCCGCCACGGAGGAACGCTACGAGGATGCGGGCAGGCTGAGAGATCGAGTTGAAGCGCTTCGAAGGGCGACTGAGCAGAACGCTGTCGCCTTCAACGAGGCCACGGACGCTGACGTCATTGCGGTCAAGGAGGATCCGCTGGAGGCTGGCGTCCAGGTATTCCATGTGCGCGGTGGACGCATTCGAGGGGAACGTGGTTTCGTCATAGAGAAGGCCGAAGAACTCAGCCCGGGCGAGGTTGTGCAGCGGGCGATCCAACGGGTGTATTCAGATCCGGGAGTCAGTGACATTCCGCGCGATCTCCTGGTCTCAACAGATCTCGGCGACGCACATGCATTGCAGACCTGGCTGACAGGTATGCGTCAGGGCGCCATCAACATCCTGGTACCAGCCCGTGGAGACAAGCGGGCACTCATGGACACTGCATTGAAGAATGCTGAGAACACCCTGCAGTCCCATCGGCTGCGTCGTTCCAGTGATCTCACCACCCGCAGCGTGGCGCTTGAGGAGCTCCGCGAGGCCCTTGGCCTGGCTGAGGCGCCGCTGCGCATTGAGTGCATCGACATCTCCACCTTGCTCGGACAGAACACGGTTGCATCCCTGGTCGTCTTTGAAGATGGTCTGCCGCGCAAATCCGACTACCGCAGTTTCATCATTCGCACGCCCAATGCTGACGACACGGTCTCAGTTGCCGAAGTCGTCAGTCGCCGATTCGCACACGTTGAGTCGGCAGAGTCAGAGGGCACCGAAGCCAAACGCAGATTTGCCTACCCACCGGGACTGCTGGTCATTGACGGTGGTCAACCACAGGTCAGAGCTGCGCAGGATGCTCTGATGCTGGCAGGAATAACCGATGTCCCAGTGGTGGGACTAGCCAAACGTCTTGAAGAAGTCTGGCTGCCGGACGACAGCGACCCAGTGATCCTGCCGAGGTCCAGCGAAGCGCTGTACCTTCTGCAGAGAGTGCGCGATGAGGCACACCGTTCGGCCATCACCTTGCACCGCAAGCGCCGAGGAAAGTCAATGTCATCTAGCGTGCTCGATTCCATAAACGGATTAGGTGAAGTGCGGGCGCGCGCGCTGATGAAGCATTTCGGCTCGATGAAGGCCCTCAAGGCCGCAACAATTGTCGACCTGGAGGCAGTATCCGGTGTAGGCCCTGCGCTGGCTGAGAGGATCCACTCAGGACTTCATAAAGGAGAGGCTGCTCCGTGA
- a CDS encoding glucose-6-phosphate dehydrogenase assembly protein OpcA, with the protein MIRLENTSGGEVSAAITAERHRLGSPATGMVLTLLILADEESQADATAAAVATARQHPMRIITLIPRPDARHTQLDAEISVGGDDGPGEVAVLRLRGELSEYANSVAVPLLLPDTPVVAYWPGIAPESMADSKIGRHAQRRITDSSNVRDPLAALAIRKSGYVPGDTDLAWARLTQWRSVLASSFDQPMSPVHHVTVEGETDNPSVVLLGAWLGQSFGCSVETLWSDRIGIRSVRLDMDDNPLTISRNDDDKTVTVIRPGRTDAHLSLPRRSVSALLAEDLRRLDPDDMYGQVITNLEI; encoded by the coding sequence ATGATCCGCTTGGAGAACACAAGTGGCGGAGAAGTCTCTGCTGCGATCACTGCCGAGCGTCATCGACTGGGTTCGCCGGCAACCGGCATGGTCTTGACCTTGCTGATCTTGGCTGACGAGGAGTCGCAGGCCGATGCGACCGCTGCCGCTGTTGCCACAGCCCGCCAGCACCCGATGCGCATCATCACTTTGATCCCCCGTCCCGATGCACGCCATACCCAGCTCGACGCAGAGATAAGCGTGGGTGGCGACGATGGCCCGGGTGAAGTCGCGGTACTGCGTCTTCGCGGCGAACTCTCCGAGTACGCCAACTCGGTGGCCGTGCCGTTGCTGCTGCCCGACACCCCAGTGGTGGCGTACTGGCCCGGCATTGCGCCGGAGAGCATGGCAGACAGCAAGATCGGTCGGCACGCGCAGCGCAGGATCACCGACTCTTCGAATGTCCGTGACCCACTAGCCGCACTTGCCATTCGCAAGAGCGGCTATGTGCCTGGCGATACTGATCTGGCTTGGGCTCGGCTGACTCAGTGGCGATCGGTGCTCGCGTCAAGCTTTGATCAGCCGATGAGCCCGGTGCATCACGTCACAGTCGAAGGCGAGACAGACAATCCCAGTGTCGTGCTGCTCGGAGCCTGGCTGGGGCAATCCTTCGGATGCTCGGTGGAAACCTTGTGGAGTGACAGGATTGGCATCCGATCTGTGCGCCTCGATATGGACGACAACCCGCTGACGATCAGTCGCAACGACGATGACAAGACGGTCACGGTCATTCGTCCTGGGCGCACTGACGCACACCTGAGTCTTCCGCGTCGTTCAGTGTCCGCTTTGCTCGCAGAGGATCTGCGGCGCCTTGACCCCGACGATATGTACGGTCAGGTCATCACGAATCTGGAGATATGA
- the pgl gene encoding 6-phosphogluconolactonase: protein MSPRELIRHPDAEALAAAVARRLVASVVLAQAQRGVAHVVLTGGGIGTAVLVALAANPDTAQIDWQRIHLWWGDERYVPEGDPERNETGARAALIDHIPIPPGRVHAMAGPDRAASVEESAASYADLLNEVGEGSVPEFDVLLLGIGPDAHVASLFPEHPAWRETGEVVAVHDSPKPPPLRVSMSLPTLNRARQSWVLASGASKQDAVLWSFDEQATATAVPASGISGSQQTLFLVDEAAAAELPPNVGQSDA, encoded by the coding sequence ATGAGTCCACGCGAACTGATACGACACCCGGATGCTGAGGCGCTTGCAGCAGCTGTCGCACGCCGATTGGTCGCCAGCGTTGTCCTAGCGCAGGCTCAGCGTGGAGTCGCCCATGTCGTGCTGACTGGCGGCGGGATCGGAACAGCTGTTCTCGTTGCACTGGCCGCGAACCCGGACACCGCCCAGATCGATTGGCAGCGGATTCATCTGTGGTGGGGCGATGAGCGATATGTCCCGGAAGGTGATCCAGAGCGAAATGAGACGGGAGCACGGGCGGCACTCATCGATCACATCCCCATTCCGCCCGGGCGGGTACATGCAATGGCTGGACCAGATCGTGCTGCCTCGGTGGAGGAATCCGCAGCGTCCTACGCAGATCTGTTGAACGAGGTCGGCGAAGGGTCAGTTCCCGAGTTCGATGTGTTGCTGCTTGGCATCGGGCCAGACGCACATGTGGCTTCGCTCTTCCCTGAGCATCCGGCCTGGCGTGAGACCGGTGAAGTTGTGGCTGTCCATGATTCGCCAAAGCCCCCTCCACTACGAGTCAGTATGAGCCTGCCGACACTCAATCGAGCCCGTCAGTCCTGGGTTCTGGCATCAGGAGCAAGCAAGCAAGATGCAGTGCTCTGGTCATTTGATGAGCAGGCAACAGCAACAGCCGTGCCTGCAAGCGGCATCAGCGGTTCGCAGCAAACGCTATTTCTCGTCGACGAGGCAGCCGCCGCCGAGTTGCCGCCAAACGTGGGCCAGTCGGACGCTTAA
- a CDS encoding Rieske (2Fe-2S) protein has protein sequence MTEAMQRRTVLAGSGMVLASLAVAACSTSDGSADASASTSTAPEPSTSSDSSGGGQVLAATSAVAIGGGVVVSSPPIVITQPSAGQFNGFTAICPHQGCLVSRVEDNEIICPCHGSRFSASDGSVINGPAEVGLQTADVAVEGSNVVLA, from the coding sequence ATGACTGAAGCTATGCAACGTCGTACCGTGCTCGCCGGAAGTGGAATGGTCCTGGCAAGTTTGGCGGTGGCTGCCTGTTCGACAAGTGATGGTTCAGCCGATGCAAGTGCGTCCACATCAACTGCCCCAGAGCCAAGCACCTCTTCAGATTCTTCTGGCGGAGGTCAAGTGCTCGCAGCTACTTCGGCCGTGGCCATTGGTGGGGGAGTGGTGGTCAGTTCACCTCCGATCGTCATCACTCAGCCTTCGGCTGGGCAGTTCAATGGCTTCACCGCTATTTGTCCTCATCAGGGATGCCTGGTTTCGCGCGTTGAGGACAACGAGATCATCTGCCCTTGCCACGGTTCTCGATTCTCAGCGAGTGATGGCTCCGTGATCAATGGGCCAGCCGAAGTAGGACTCCAGACTGCAGATGTTGCTGTTGAGGGCTCCAACGTCGTCCTGGCGTAA
- the whiA gene encoding DNA-binding protein WhiA yields the protein MAMTAAVKDELSRVEITKTCCRKAEVSTMLRFGGGLHIVSGQIVIEAELDAGATARRLRKDILEIYGHDSEIAVVQASGLRKGTRYVVRVVQGGEALARQTGMVDGSGRPVRGLPPAIVAGALCDCEAAWRGAFLAHGSLTEPGRSSSLEITCPGPEAALALVGAARRLSIAAKSREVRGVDRVVIRDGDAIGAMLTRLGAHESVMAWEERRMRREVRATANRLANFDDANLRRSARAAVAAGARVQRAMEILGDEVPDHLVVAGRLRLEHSQASLEELGALADPPMTKDAIAGRIRRLLALADKRAQDLGIPDTESALGPEFLG from the coding sequence ATGGCTATGACTGCCGCGGTCAAGGACGAACTCAGCCGCGTAGAAATCACGAAGACCTGCTGCCGCAAGGCAGAGGTCTCAACGATGCTGCGTTTTGGCGGCGGACTGCACATCGTTTCCGGACAGATCGTCATTGAAGCCGAACTTGACGCTGGGGCAACTGCTCGCCGGCTGCGCAAGGACATTCTTGAAATCTACGGTCACGACAGCGAGATCGCGGTCGTGCAAGCCAGTGGCCTTCGCAAGGGCACCCGGTACGTCGTGCGGGTGGTCCAAGGCGGTGAGGCGCTGGCGCGCCAGACGGGCATGGTCGATGGCAGCGGTCGTCCGGTTCGTGGTCTGCCACCGGCAATCGTGGCCGGCGCCTTGTGTGACTGTGAGGCTGCTTGGCGAGGCGCTTTCCTTGCCCATGGATCGTTGACGGAGCCTGGGCGTTCGTCTTCTCTGGAGATCACCTGCCCGGGCCCAGAGGCCGCGTTGGCGCTTGTCGGAGCTGCTCGTCGGCTCAGCATCGCCGCGAAGTCACGTGAGGTGCGTGGTGTCGATCGGGTTGTCATCCGTGATGGGGACGCTATTGGTGCAATGCTCACCCGGCTGGGTGCTCATGAGTCAGTCATGGCATGGGAAGAGCGACGAATGCGCCGTGAAGTGCGCGCCACTGCCAACCGCCTGGCCAACTTTGATGATGCCAATCTGAGGCGATCGGCTCGTGCGGCTGTGGCGGCCGGAGCCCGTGTCCAGCGGGCGATGGAGATCCTTGGCGATGAAGTGCCAGATCACCTGGTAGTTGCGGGTCGACTTCGACTTGAGCACAGTCAAGCCAGTCTTGAAGAACTTGGCGCACTTGCGGATCCTCCAATGACCAAGGATGCGATCGCCGGACGAATTCGCCGACTGCTGGCGCTGGCTGACAAGCGCGCCCAGGATTTGGGAATCCCTGATACTGAATCAGCACTTGGTCCAGAGTTTCTGGGCTGA
- a CDS encoding phosphoglycerate kinase, which translates to MRSLDDLSVAGQTVLVRADFNVPLADGPDGDGDTKVITDDGRITAALPTLNFLRSAGAKIVLVAHLGRPKNGPSQALSLQPVADRLSELLDADVEIADDITGPRAQAMVAALEPGDVMLLENIRFDPRETSKDPAERAALAGELAALADLYVSDGFGVVHREQASVTDVARLLPNAAGRLVHKEATIFSALLAEPARPYVVVLGGSKVSDKLGVIGNLLGRVDRLLIGGGMAFTFLAAKGLPIGDSLLEADQIPTVQGFIEQAVRDGVELLIPIDVVIADDFSADANTQIVAASEIPDGWKGLDIGPATTALFAEQIADAGTVVWNGPMGVFELAPFAAGTRGVAKAMIASDAMTVVGGGDSAAAIRVLGLDESAFSHISTGGGASLEFLEGKELPGLSVLEGH; encoded by the coding sequence ATGCGCTCCCTCGACGACCTGTCGGTCGCCGGGCAAACCGTTCTGGTTCGCGCGGATTTCAATGTCCCCTTGGCTGATGGCCCAGATGGGGATGGCGATACCAAAGTCATCACCGACGATGGTCGTATCACTGCAGCTCTGCCGACTTTGAACTTTCTGCGTTCTGCTGGCGCGAAGATCGTGCTGGTCGCCCACCTCGGACGTCCCAAGAACGGTCCAAGCCAAGCACTGAGTCTGCAACCCGTTGCTGATCGCCTCAGTGAGCTTCTTGACGCCGATGTCGAGATCGCTGATGACATCACCGGACCGCGCGCGCAAGCCATGGTTGCAGCACTTGAGCCTGGTGATGTGATGCTGCTGGAGAACATCAGGTTTGATCCCCGCGAGACAAGCAAGGACCCTGCCGAGCGCGCCGCCCTCGCCGGTGAACTGGCTGCCCTTGCTGATCTGTACGTCTCCGATGGCTTCGGCGTCGTGCATCGCGAGCAGGCATCAGTGACCGATGTCGCCCGACTCCTGCCGAACGCCGCAGGTCGTCTTGTGCACAAGGAAGCCACGATCTTCAGCGCACTGCTGGCTGAGCCGGCACGGCCCTATGTCGTGGTGCTGGGCGGATCGAAGGTCAGTGACAAGTTGGGTGTGATCGGCAATCTTCTTGGCCGCGTTGACCGATTGCTGATCGGTGGCGGCATGGCCTTCACCTTCCTTGCAGCGAAAGGTCTGCCGATCGGCGACTCACTGCTGGAGGCTGATCAGATTCCAACTGTGCAGGGCTTCATAGAACAGGCCGTGCGCGATGGTGTCGAACTCTTGATCCCCATTGATGTGGTGATTGCCGATGACTTCTCCGCCGATGCCAATACCCAGATTGTGGCCGCTTCTGAGATTCCAGATGGCTGGAAGGGCTTGGACATCGGCCCGGCGACCACCGCCTTGTTTGCCGAGCAGATTGCCGACGCTGGCACTGTTGTCTGGAACGGACCTATGGGAGTGTTCGAACTGGCTCCATTCGCGGCAGGCACCAGGGGAGTGGCCAAGGCGATGATCGCCAGTGACGCCATGACTGTCGTCGGCGGCGGCGATTCAGCGGCAGCTATTCGGGTCTTGGGCCTTGACGAATCTGCCTTCTCGCACATCAGCACCGGTGGTGGAGCAAGCCTTGAATTCCTGGAGGGTAAAGAACTCCCCGGTCTGAGCGTCCTGGAAGGACACTGA
- the rapZ gene encoding RNase adapter RapZ translates to MTDTRPLEIALVTGMSGAGRSTAARALEDVGWFVMDNLPPALLSQAIELAIRTEEVNRIAVVVDVRSGSMFNALEAAVAELKSRDILVRTLFLEASDEALVRRFESSRRPHPLQGQRRITDGLQAERVLLGDLRAEADVVIDTSAINVHDLRRKVEAAFADETPDGLRATVLSFGFKYGIPVDADLVADMRFLENPHWDERLRPMSGLDQPVSEIVVNGAEAQRVYALYVELLEVMRPGYLTEGKRYVTIAVGCTGGKHRSVASAEELARRLRQVGIATLVVHRDLGRE, encoded by the coding sequence GTGACCGATACGCGACCGCTTGAGATCGCACTTGTCACCGGGATGTCGGGCGCGGGTCGCTCGACAGCGGCCCGTGCACTTGAAGATGTTGGTTGGTTTGTGATGGACAACTTGCCACCGGCGCTGCTCTCACAGGCAATCGAACTGGCCATTCGCACGGAGGAGGTCAATCGCATCGCCGTTGTGGTGGATGTGCGCAGTGGTTCGATGTTCAATGCCCTCGAAGCAGCCGTCGCAGAATTGAAATCACGAGACATCCTTGTGCGCACGCTATTTCTGGAAGCGTCAGATGAAGCTCTAGTGCGCCGATTCGAGAGTTCGCGCCGTCCGCATCCTTTGCAAGGCCAGAGGCGAATCACCGATGGGCTGCAAGCTGAGCGCGTCCTCCTTGGAGATCTACGTGCCGAAGCTGACGTGGTCATCGACACGTCAGCGATCAATGTCCATGATCTGCGGCGCAAGGTCGAAGCGGCCTTTGCCGACGAGACGCCCGACGGCTTGCGGGCTACTGTCCTTTCCTTCGGATTCAAGTACGGCATCCCGGTTGATGCCGACCTCGTGGCAGACATGCGCTTCTTGGAGAATCCACATTGGGACGAGCGGCTGCGTCCAATGTCGGGTCTGGATCAACCCGTCTCGGAAATTGTTGTCAACGGCGCCGAGGCGCAACGTGTCTATGCCCTGTATGTCGAACTACTCGAGGTCATGCGCCCCGGATATCTCACTGAGGGCAAGCGCTACGTGACGATCGCCGTGGGGTGCACTGGTGGCAAGCATCGAAGTGTCGCCTCTGCTGAGGAGTTGGCACGTCGACTGCGGCAGGTGGGCATAGCGACTCTTGTCGTTCATCGAGATCTGGGCCGCGAGTGA
- the gap gene encoding type I glyceraldehyde-3-phosphate dehydrogenase, producing MTVKVGINGFGRIGRNFFRALLDHSAEIEIVGINDLTDTKTLAHLLKYDSVLGRIGIPVVAGDGEITVDGRSIPIFSERDPADLPWAKVGADIVIESTGFFTDAESASKHLTAGAKKVIISAPAKGEDITIVMGVNDNLYDPATHNIISNASCTTNCLAPMAKVIDDAFGIERGMMTTIHAYTNDQKILDFPHSDLRRARAAALNMIPTSTGAAKAIGLVMPHLLGKLDGFSMRVPVPTGSATDLVVEVKKTATRDEINAAIKAAADGPMKGILEYTEDPIVSTDIVNDPASCIFDSLMTNVNGNMVKVLGWYDNEWGYSNRLIDLTALVGSKL from the coding sequence GTGACAGTCAAGGTGGGCATCAATGGCTTTGGCCGCATCGGCCGAAATTTCTTCCGCGCTCTACTGGATCACAGTGCCGAGATTGAGATCGTGGGCATCAACGACCTCACCGACACCAAAACACTGGCGCACCTGCTGAAGTACGACAGCGTGCTGGGTCGTATCGGCATTCCAGTGGTCGCGGGTGATGGTGAGATCACCGTCGATGGCAGGTCCATCCCGATCTTCAGTGAGCGCGACCCGGCTGACCTGCCGTGGGCCAAGGTCGGCGCAGACATCGTCATTGAGTCCACCGGCTTCTTCACTGACGCTGAATCAGCCAGCAAGCACCTGACTGCTGGTGCAAAGAAGGTCATCATCTCGGCACCCGCCAAGGGTGAGGACATCACGATCGTGATGGGCGTCAATGACAATCTGTATGACCCGGCGACGCATAACATCATCTCCAATGCTTCCTGCACCACCAATTGTCTTGCTCCGATGGCCAAGGTCATCGACGATGCCTTTGGCATTGAGCGCGGCATGATGACCACAATCCACGCTTACACGAATGATCAGAAGATCCTGGACTTCCCGCACAGCGATCTGCGCCGTGCCCGTGCGGCCGCACTCAACATGATCCCCACGAGCACCGGTGCCGCCAAGGCCATTGGCCTGGTCATGCCCCACCTGCTCGGCAAGCTCGATGGCTTCTCGATGCGCGTGCCTGTGCCGACAGGTTCAGCAACGGACTTGGTTGTCGAAGTCAAGAAGACAGCAACGCGCGATGAGATCAACGCGGCCATCAAGGCTGCTGCAGACGGTCCTATGAAGGGCATCCTGGAGTACACCGAGGATCCGATCGTCTCTACTGACATCGTCAATGACCCGGCCTCGTGCATCTTCGATTCTCTGATGACCAACGTCAACGGCAACATGGTCAAGGTCCTTGGCTGGTATGACAACGAGTGGGGCTACAGCAATCGCCTGATTGACCTCACAGCACTCGTCGGTTCGAAGCTCTAG
- the yvcK gene encoding uridine diphosphate-N-acetylglucosamine-binding protein YvcK, with amino-acid sequence MKRVPGSLGANQDSGPAVVALGGGHGLASTLKALRRLTDQITAVVGVADDGGSSGRLRKEFGILPPGDLRMALAALCGDDTWGRTWQRVIQHRFGGVGELGGHSLGNLLITALWEESGDPVAGLAWVGVLLEAQGRVLPCSLQPLEVIAQVRGVNPYSPDVVTEVRGQVEVATTPGEVVSIAIEPSRPQACPEAIQAIQAADVVILGPGSWFTSVLPHLLIPDLSRAIVEAEAKRFLVMNLAPDQDAETSGIPLANHLEFLRAAAPAIQLDAVLADPRHVEDQVRLAQACASVGAELFLMDLAHDNGRMPGVHDPDRLAVAIRTALNG; translated from the coding sequence GTGAAGCGGGTGCCAGGCTCACTTGGCGCAAACCAAGACTCCGGTCCGGCTGTTGTTGCGCTCGGCGGTGGGCACGGGCTGGCATCGACTCTCAAAGCACTGCGACGGCTCACGGATCAGATCACTGCAGTGGTTGGCGTAGCTGACGATGGCGGTTCCAGTGGACGGCTGCGCAAGGAGTTCGGCATCCTGCCTCCCGGTGATCTGCGGATGGCACTTGCTGCGCTCTGCGGCGACGACACCTGGGGCCGAACATGGCAGCGGGTCATTCAGCACCGGTTCGGTGGCGTAGGTGAGCTGGGCGGGCACTCGCTGGGCAATCTGCTGATCACCGCGCTCTGGGAGGAGTCTGGTGATCCTGTTGCCGGATTGGCCTGGGTAGGAGTCCTCCTGGAAGCCCAGGGACGAGTGCTGCCGTGCAGTCTTCAACCGCTGGAAGTCATAGCCCAGGTACGAGGGGTCAATCCCTACTCACCTGATGTTGTCACTGAAGTGCGCGGCCAAGTCGAAGTCGCAACGACTCCCGGTGAAGTGGTCAGCATCGCGATTGAACCCAGTCGCCCGCAAGCCTGCCCGGAAGCGATCCAGGCAATTCAGGCGGCAGATGTCGTCATCCTTGGCCCGGGCTCCTGGTTCACCTCAGTGCTGCCGCACCTGCTGATCCCTGATCTTTCGCGTGCCATTGTTGAAGCCGAGGCCAAGCGTTTCCTGGTGATGAACCTGGCGCCAGATCAAGACGCCGAAACCTCCGGGATTCCGCTGGCCAATCACCTTGAGTTTCTGCGCGCAGCAGCCCCCGCTATTCAATTGGATGCGGTCCTGGCCGATCCTCGACATGTCGAGGATCAGGTCCGATTGGCACAGGCCTGTGCGTCGGTCGGAGCCGAGTTGTTCTTGATGGATCTGGCGCACGACAACGGGCGGATGCCCGGCGTTCATGATCCAGATCGCCTGGCAGTGGCCATTCGCACCGCCCTGAACGGGTGA
- the secG gene encoding preprotein translocase subunit SecG, with the protein MITIVTIALAVVLIITSILLIVLILLHRGKGGGLSDLFGGGVSSSIGGSSVAERNLDRITVALGLIWAASIVGVGLLVRTGV; encoded by the coding sequence TTGATCACCATCGTCACGATTGCACTGGCTGTCGTGCTCATCATCACCAGCATCCTGCTGATCGTGCTGATCCTGCTTCATCGTGGCAAGGGTGGCGGTCTTTCAGATCTTTTCGGTGGTGGCGTGAGTTCGTCAATCGGTGGTTCATCGGTTGCAGAGCGCAATCTTGACCGTATTACCGTGGCCTTGGGCTTGATCTGGGCTGCGTCAATCGTTGGTGTTGGCCTGCTGGTTCGCACAGGCGTCTGA
- a CDS encoding RNA polymerase-binding protein RbpA, producing the protein MAGGSAIRGSRVGAGPMGEAERGEAAPRIWISFWCSRKHESRPSFASDAAIPDEWDCPRCGLPAGPDKENPPAPPKIEPYKTHLAYVKERRSDVDGAAILDEALNKLRGTAS; encoded by the coding sequence ATGGCAGGTGGAAGTGCAATTCGCGGTAGTCGCGTCGGAGCTGGCCCAATGGGTGAAGCCGAGCGTGGCGAAGCCGCCCCACGTATCTGGATCTCCTTCTGGTGCTCGCGCAAGCACGAGTCGCGCCCGAGTTTTGCCTCTGACGCCGCAATTCCTGACGAGTGGGACTGCCCTCGATGCGGTCTGCCTGCAGGGCCAGACAAGGAAAACCCACCTGCGCCGCCCAAGATCGAGCCCTACAAGACTCACTTGGCATATGTGAAGGAGCGTCGCTCCGACGTCGATGGCGCTGCCATCTTGGACGAGGCTCTCAACAAGCTCCGCGGTACTGCTTCTTAA